The DNA sequence CCGAACAATCAATCAGCGAACATATACATTATAGATCAGATATCGTCCATTACAGAGTTGATAAAAATCATTACACAGtaatatatgtacattatGTTTACAAGCTGTAACCTACGAAAAGAAAACACGAAAATCTGTAAATAATGACTGATTTCATGGGGAAAAAACGACAattgatgcaaaataaaactaaatacaaGAACGAACTAATcacaaacaaatatataaaaccatAGATGTCAATTGCACAACTAATACAATAACTTTctaccaaaatttatcaatgataaaaaaaaacgtcttCAATTGAAAAAAGACGACAACAATTTCTTGAGAAGGTCttcaatggagaaaaaatgaCGAGGGAGAGAAGAAATATTGTTCGAATCCTTCAATGTCAACATCTCCATATCCGATCTCAACCGCTGCGGAAGAGATCAAAAACGAAATTGTGGAGGAATTGGAATCGGCGTCGTGATTTCTTCTCTCCACCATTTGCTCCAAATTAACGACATATTCACGACGCCAATCTTCAACAAGAGTAATCGGAGAATATATTCAACGGAGAAGAATGATTTCAGCAGCGCTTGTCTTCAAGAAGAACTTCTTCAGCGcataaaaaagaatgaataATTAGAGAGAGGAATCGTGTAATCTgtagagaaaaaaacataatatttcCTAGAGATAATCAAGGAACTTACCATAACTAAAAAATTTGTGAATACCAACAACACCTTTTAggttttatttaatcattaaattaaatacagaTGGCGCTATTTAAATCTGTTAGATCTTGAAAATTGATAGTGAAGATcgagaagaaaaagaacaaaagatagaaaaaggaTATGAATATGTCCCTTTTGGATCATATCGAAAAATAAGCATAGatcacttttaaattttgtgacatACCAATATCACATTTAAAGACGCATCAAAAATTCTATTTAATCaatagtattaataaaaaagaaatcgAAAAACGAACTACACCAGAAAACAGAGTAACGAACAAGGATTTGTGCAGCGTTTACTTTCTCAATATCAACGAAAGCAATCCAAATTATGTACAGTATTATTAAAATCCTAGGCGCGAGCCTTTAGCTCTACGACTAAGCTATACTGACTCAGATCGGCTGATTACTGTAGTCTAGTTGAATTCCCGATTAGGATTTCGGAGAATCAAGTTGGGTTTTTTCGAATTCCTGATTTATTGGGAATTAGTAGTGCAATTTTGGAATTTCTAATTGGGAAAAGGAATGGGTTTATTTTGGGCGTTGTTTGAATCCCTATCGATCGTGGCCTCAGTTTTTGCGTTTGGATTGTTGGCGGCAATCGTTTTCGCCTCCTACAATAGAAGTCGCAGTCACAAGTAGGATTCAGACCCTCAATTGGTTTGTATTTCTCTcaaaatttcttcttttttagcAATTTTAACCTCTTTTTCGATTTTAGGTTTCACGTTGAGGCGCCGCCAGTTTTCGAGGATCCGAATTCGTTGAAATCGGTATGAGTCACGATTCAGTATTGATACAGTTGAgagtttttgtttgtttaaataGACAGCTGATGGTATTCAGTAGCACAATCTTTATTGGAATCTGATTATTGCTTCAAGGGATTTAGAATTATGATTTCTAGAGATAGAGTTTGATGGTTAGAAAAATCTGATTCAAATGGTTTGAAGCTTGGTGAAAATTTGGAAGTAGTTTGATGTCTTCCTGCTGCTTAGATGAGTGCATTTGTTGATTGAGTTTCTATTCTGAACAAGGTTCCGGTTCCTCATATCTCCGATCCGGCTGAAAAGTACATCTCTTTGATAATTCCAGCGTACAACGAAGAGTACAGACTTCCGGGTGCTCTCGGTGAAACCTTGAAGTAATCACATCCAACCATTTGCTCTTCTGAATTTGTGTGCATTTACAATGTCATCTAgatgtttatatatttgaaattaatcatattttgagTTACTTCTTTTTGATACATAAGATGATCTGGTCCATTAGAAAGTGCTTCTGCATTATAGTAGCTCGCGTGATCTAGCTCCTTACCTCATATGCTATTATGTTGGGAATAATAGCTATTAGAACATATCTCTGATAGGAAAGTTGATTGCAATCTATTCAGAAAGTATGCTCCATTGGTTGACTAGGAGTTTTCTTAATTGGATGGGGCTGGTTTTACATCACAGTTACGTCGTAGCTAGTATTAAATCTTGTGTAGTCctgtaatatttaattatgtacatAGAGTAACACACATAATAGGTATTCAGCATCATCTACAATGTTTTGCTGCTTCATGTAAAATCTTTAGTATATCTCGAAGACATTTACTTATAATTGTATCAATAACTGTAGTTATCTTGAAGAACGTGCAGCAAAGGACAAAGTGTTTACATATGAGGTACTTATCAAACACTATTTATAGATGTGTGTCTGTTAGTAGTTGCTATATGATTCAGATGTGTAAATAAATGTTAATCTGGGAGATGTGCTTGCTTATCGAGTTAGATACTGAAGCCTGTAGTTTGGTActtgaatttttcaaatttgatgtCGATTATTGGTCATTCTAATGATTAACGTTTTTGCTTTGGATGATACATTAATGCAATATTGTTTAGGTTTCCTTTGCTTGTATCTTTTCAATCTCATCATTATGTTTGTGTGCAAAAGGATGTTGCATTACGAGTGGCTGATTAAAAAACTGCATATTTGTTATGATCCAATATTGGAACAGGTGATTATCGTTGATGACGGAAGTGCTGATGGTACAAAAAGAGTAGCGtttgactttgtgaagaaatACACTGTGGAAAAAGTCAGGCTAGTTCTTCTTGGGCGGAACCATGGAAAGGGAGAAGCCataaggaaagtgagtcattctgaataattattattccGCAAAACGTGGATGTTATGTATCCTAGGTctaataatacaaataaaacacTAAATCTTTTTGCTTCGGGAAGCATGGCTAAACAGGGTATGCTTCACTCACGCGGTGAACTACTTTTAATGCTTGATGCTGATGGTGCCACCAAAGTGAGTGACCTTGAGAAACTTGAAAACCAGGTTAGTCGTGTTTTTACTATCCAGATGTGCCTTATTGTCATTCATATGACCATCATTTTACAGAAACACTTAGTCTTTTAACACACTGAAAGACTGCATTGATGACTCCTACCTGAAATGACACATTTAAGTAAATCGAGACATtgtttcaattaaataccGACAGCCTTATGCTCTCCTTACGcaactcattttaaaaaatttcctgaaaaatgaaacgaaaaaataatcttacatCGTTTTATATCTTAGCTGACAATTCCCTTGTCAGATTCATGCAGTTGCAGCTAAGGAACAACAATATGGAGACTCTGCATCTAGTGATGCGACTTTAAGGATCTCTGATGTCCCTATTGCGGCTTTTGGATCACGTGCTCATCTCGAGGAGAAGGCTCTAGCATCAGTTGAGTTAATTTGCATGGTCACTTGCGTGGGTTGCTTTTAGTTTGTCATGTTTTGTGTATGTTGTCTAATCTGCGTTcatatttatctaatttttcaGAGGAAATGGTACCGGAATTTCTTGATGAAGGGATTCCATTTGGTAGTTCTTTTGGCTGCTGGTCCTGGAATTAGAGACACACAGGTAATGGAAACTTGAGAACTCTGCTATCTCATTATCTGTCGTTACTATGCTTCATGTTATTCTCCTTAGAGGCTTTCTTGTGGTTATGATTGTTTCTTATGTGCAtgttattttttcacttttcttaGTTTCCTTCTCCTTGTTCCTCTTTTTGTTTCAGTGTGGTTTTAAGATGTTCACAAGAGCTGCTGCCCGGAAACTATTCACGAATATCCGCTTAAAAAGGTGACTCATTAACCATCTTTGACTACTTGTGCTTTGGAAGGACGAAAATGCTGATTTGTTTCTGCATCTGCTGTGTCCTTGTCATATATATTTGGTCACTAGACAGCATTTCTTGCTTGAATCATACAAAATTGTTTCTCTGTCATATTCTTTTTCAGTTACATCAATTCCACTTATCCCCAAAAAAGCAAGATAAGTCCATTATAAACATAAGTAGAATGCCGAGGAACTTCATAATTTAGTATGCTAGTAGTATATTCAGTAATTCAACCTCTTAAAAGTTTGTTTCTTGCATCTCTGTTGCTCTTTCTCGTCTCTAGTCAATTGGGTTCCTCGGTTGAATGAATCTTGAATCTGGTGCAGGTGGTGCTTCGATGTTGAATTAGTATACTTGTGCAAATTTTTCCGCATCCCCATGATTGAAATCTCTGTAAGCTGGTCTGAAATTCCCGGATCAAAGGTCAACTTGTTTAGCATTCCAAATATGTTGTGGGAGATGGGACTCATGTCTGTTGGCTATAGAACTGGCATGTGGAAAATTCATTCATGAGGAAGCTTCACCACGAGCCAGGTTAGGTTGCGGGATCATCTATACCTCGATGTATTGTTCTAAGACGGGGAATTGGATTTGATACGACGTgttaaggtaaacacatactAATTGATGCAGCTGAGATTCTGACAAACAATGCTTGTGATAGAGCtgtaatattttgtaatagaTCTGCTGTTAGTATCCATTGCTTATCTGACTGATCATTCAACTTAGATTTTTGGAAGGATTTCATTCCATACATCTGtattagatttgatttttgttttgattccTCAAGTCAACTTGATGAATAGAGGTTATAGAGGTGCTCTAATATGGGATATTAATAGTTACAGTATAATGGCTGAAATTagaaaagtttaattttggcTGCGACCAAAAGGTCTTGAGTTTGAGTCCACCGTAACACcgatctttaaaattttatgtttatttatccATCGAAAAAGGAGTCTCCATACGAACTACTCCCTTTCGCCTCTGGAAAGAAGCAGTAACACCTTTTTTTGTCcaacaaaaaatgttttattttcaatttttagaaaactattttttgtttctcttatAACTCATTGCATCTTTCTctacattaatatattttcaactatattttctctatataCTTAATACAGTTAAATAGTTTTGTTGAGTCGAAATTGAAACGCCGTCCAATGTTTGGAATTAATGTGTaatcattataattattttagagaTTTTCAAATTAAGAGCCAAAACCTCACcaataatttcacaatttaCTCTAGAGTCTAGACACTACTATTGCTAGCACAGATTTTCACAACCAATTGCATAAATGC is a window from the Salvia hispanica cultivar TCC Black 2014 chromosome 1, UniMelb_Shisp_WGS_1.0, whole genome shotgun sequence genome containing:
- the LOC125210267 gene encoding dolichyl-phosphate beta-glucosyltransferase; the encoded protein is MGLFWALFESLSIVASVFAFGLLAAIVFASYNRSRSHKFHVEAPPVFEDPNSLKSVPVPHISDPAEKYISLIIPAYNEEYRLPGALGETLNYLEERAAKDKVFTYEVIIVDDGSADGTKRVAFDFVKKYTVEKVRLVLLGRNHGKGEAIRKGMLHSRGELLLMLDADGATKVSDLEKLENQIHAVAAKEQQYGDSASSDATLRISDVPIAAFGSRAHLEEKALASRKWYRNFLMKGFHLVVLLAAGPGIRDTQCGFKMFTRAAARKLFTNIRLKRWCFDVELVYLCKFFRIPMIEISVSWSEIPGSKVNLFSIPNMLWEMGLMSVGYRTGMWKIHS